One region of Plasmodium gaboni strain SY75 chromosome 6, whole genome shotgun sequence genomic DNA includes:
- a CDS encoding hypothetical protein (conserved Plasmodium protein, unknown function): protein MFRLNNVRLFLKSKIRFSGGKQHPKWVVKDKEKYNIFTYDNSYYGENFRYNNFILHLRSYKYYIDYIIENIYRTLKNCATFFFNPIKNFILKHNPDIRYQLVALMAFFGTTSAITCYHNNIYQNIIDVTNMLELGVVDDMKENNFFDTQSELQNKNIDDYSQDHERLTNLWEMALKDATQKNSFNQLCKFLTIKDDEPIVSFKPKYIWRYNMIPYGENNPDTKTFAIPASEKPFRSFALNFTYNNLSGNWGDYIDRRDNKGSLLRPSRYMFTDVLIPATK, encoded by the exons ATG TTTCGATTAAATAATGTGAGactttttttaaaaagtaaaatTAGATTTAGTGGTGGAAAGCAACATCCAAAATGGGTTGTTAAggataaagaaaaatataatatttttacttATGATAATTCATACTATGGAGAAAATTTTAGATATAATAActttatattacatttaagatcatacaaatattatattgattATATCATTGAAAACATTTATAGAACTCTTAAAAATTGTGCaacatttttctttaatccaataaaaaattttatattaaaacataACCCTGATATTCGTTATCAGTTAGTAGCTCTGATGGCCTTTTTTGGAACAACATCTGCTATAACATGTTATCacaataatatttatcaaaatataatagaTGTGACAAATATGTTAGAATTAGGAGTAGTAGATGAtatgaaagaaaataatttttttgatacACAAAGTGAActacaaaataaaaatatcgATGATTACAGTCAAGATCATGAAAGATTAACAAACTTATG GGAAATGGCATTAAAAGATGCTACACAGAAAAATAGCTTTAATCAGTTATGCAAGTTTTTAACCATAAAAGATGATGAACCAATAGTTAGTTTCAAACCAAAATACATATGGagatataatatgataCCATATGGAGAAAACAACCCTGATACGAAAACATTTGCAATTCCTGCTTCTGAAAAACCTTTTAGATCATTTGCTTTAAATTTTACATACAATAACTTATCAGGAAATTGGGGAGATTATATTGATAGAAGAGATAATAAAGGATCATTATTAAGACCTTCAAGATATATGTTTACGGATGTATTAATACCCGCAACCAAATAA
- a CDS encoding SWI/SNF-related matrix-associated actin- dependent regulator of chromatin, with translation MELFDRGSSRNLFVGSCNEKDDIIKNLFVSTITQSIKDIDEKHYNLLGILNKYENEINSCINMSNYYINDAYSSKIKSGKVRRKLRIHIYTIYKDGQREVSFPSDIKLEDSHKIYNYVSPSTFTFNIHGYVLNLDENDKDLFEKECLSRSKRIQNELNSDNSIKENGMNSKEMDSQNSYSDVDNISEISEQEIDYYSTSAMKFTSFFSTIIVMRDTETIIYDKKNKNYYDCDKLTFTRIVNENTKETMKIFLFLDQKIPFFELSPELKDFMKSSEETLPEIIRCIYEYSLENNLIDSSIMKTDEVLKGILEVDEYEFSELPKLLKKHIFIQKPIVLEHVIDLENSEQSESIYDIVIDTFEPYVSFKNGEYKKFLLDSNKYNKLLELLKINEKEYLMNNKLDEISSNHEDKIMQKEMQVYNNSDDQKNSNENEILSEIHETDKDIMQEKNMDDNSEDKSLSNIKEPNILTGVENDNEVTDKNITKQVEEEENNDIILDNNTNSDAKKETKGIDEKNLYKEYPSYKDFLLEQNNDKISSMGMSTFELINGLQNKINELDEKIIKTLNKIKHKNGLRLHYKNFCENPCKFIDHFMNSKFSENVENLNDSSYIYEQAANINDDNYYKLPWVHRGISKYLLIKNKNFDDILKNVLNSMNLECKRKENPNIYENINNTQGIMLNKTNDKRLKTLKNDYTQQNVLKNNSCEPISNKNMNYPQLVVNNNSINTFQNFGNNMNYINNDMQNPYMINMDVPNNVMHYNGQDNYNNLYNQQVTYSPQYMMNSTPYYNETMSSQNNMNQMYNMTAPMEQYPNGNFYNFNNNNNNNNNNF, from the coding sequence ATGGAACTATTTGATAGAGGAAGTTCAAGAAATTTATTTGTTGGTAGTTGTAATGAAAAGgatgatataataaaaaatttatttgtGTCAACCATAACACAAAGCATTAAGGATATTGATGAAAAACATTATAATTTGCTTGgaatattaaataaatacgAGAATGAAATAAACTCATGTATTAATATGagtaattattatataaatgacGCTTATTCATCTAAAATAAAGTCAGGAAAAGTAAGACGTAAATTAAGAattcacatatatacaatttATAAAGATGGACAAAGAGAAGTGAGTTTTCCTTCAGATATAAAACTTGAAGATTCacataaaatttataattatgttAGTCCATCAACATTTACTTTTAATATTCATGGTTATGTTTTAAATTTAGATGAGAATGATAAAGatttatttgaaaaagAATGTTTATCACGTTCCAAAAGAATTCAAAATGAATTGAATTCCGATAATTCCATAAAAGAAAATGGAATGAATTCAAAAGAAATGGATAGTCAAAATTCATATAGTGATGTTGATAATATATCTGAAATAAGTGAACAAGAAATTGATTATTATAGTACTAGTGCTATGAAATTTacttcttttttttcaacCATAATAGTTATGAGGGATACTGAAACAATTatttatgataaaaaaaataaaaactaTTATGATTGTGATAAGTTGACATTTACGCGTATAGTAAATGAAAATACAAAAGAAACaatgaaaatatttctatttttagATCAAAAAATTCCTTTTTTTGAACTATCTCCTGAATTAAAGGATTTTATGAAATCTTCAGAAGAAACTTTACCTGAAATAATAAGATGTATTTATGAATATAgtttagaaaataatttaattgACTCAAGTATTATGAAAACAGATGAAGTTTTAAAAGGTATATTAGAGGTAGATGAATATGAATTTTCTGAATTACCTAAACTTTTGAAAAAACACATTTTCATTCAGAAACCAATAGTATTAGAGCATGTTATTGATTTAGAAAATTCTGAACAATCGGAAAGTATTTATGATATTGTTATTGATACATTTGAACCATATgtatcatttaaaaatggtgaatataaaaaatttttacTTGATTCgaacaaatataataagtTATTAGaacttttaaaaattaatgaaaaggaatatttaatgaataataaattagATGAAATAAGTTCCAATCATGAAGATAAAATTATGCAAAAAGAAATGCAAgtgtataataatagtgatgatcaaaaaaattcaaatgaaaatgaaatacTAAGTGAAATTCATGAGACTGATAAAGATATAATGCAGGAGAAAAACATGGATGATAATTCGGAAGATAAATCATtaagtaatataaaagaaccaaatattttaacaggtgttgaaaatgataatgaagtcactgataaaaatataacaaaacaagtagaagaagaagaaaataatgatattatattggATAATAATACTAATTCAGATgcaaaaaaagaaacaaaagGTATTGAcgaaaaaaatttatataaagagTATCCAAGTTACAAGGATTTTTTGTtagaacaaaataatgaCAAAATATCGTCTATGGGTATGTCAACATTTGAATTGATAAATGgattacaaaataaaataaatgaattagatgaaaaaattataaaaacattaaataaaattaagCATAAAAATGGTTTAAGATtacattataaaaatttttgtGAAAATCCATGTAAATTTATTGATCATTTTATGAATAGTAAATTTTCTGAAAATGTGGAAAACTTAAATGATAgttcatatatttatgaacAGGCAGctaatattaatgatgataattattataagtTACCGTGGGTTCATAGAGgtatatcaaaatatttattaattaaaaataaaaattttgatgatattcttaaaaatgttttaaattCAATGAATTTAGAATgtaaaagaaaagaaaatccaaatatatatgaaaatataaataacacACAAGGAATCATGTTAAATAAAACCAATGACAAGCGTTTGaaaacattaaaaaatgattatacacaacaaaatgtattaaaaaacaATTCATGTGAACCTATTTCTAATAAGAATATGAATTATCCTCAATTAGttgttaataataatagtattaatacatttcaaaattttggtaacaatatgaattatataaataatgacATGCAAAACCcatatatgataaatatgGATGTACCAAATAATGTTATGCACTATAATGGCCaagataattataataatttatataatcaaCAGGTTACATATTCCCCCCAGTATATGATGAACTCTACCCcttattataatgaaacCATGTCTtcacaaaataatatgaatcAAATGTATAATATGACAGCACCTATGGAACAATATCCTAATGGcaatttttataattttaacaacaataataataataataataataatttttaa